The DNA window AGCATAGGTGTTAAAGAAAGAATGAAGTAAAGAAGGAAAAGAAGATGAAAACGTATAAAGTCTTACTTGCTGGTTCATTATTAGCAATTGGTTGTTTAACAGCTTTAATTGCTTCAATTAATGAAAAGAAAGAAGAACAAAAAATTATAAATTCTGTCCCTAAAATAGATAGATGGGAAACTAAAAATGAAGAGTTTAAAAAATTTTATCCAAGACAATTTGATTCATGGAAAAAAACAAAAGAAAGTGATGAGATTGAAGATATGTTAAAAAAATATCCTGAGTTGGCTGTTTTATGGGCAGGATATGGATTTGCTAAAGATTATAATGCTCCAAGAGGACACTTTTATGCTATTGAAGATAATAGAAATACATTAAGAACAGGAGCTCCTGTTGATGAAAAATCTGGTCCTATGCCAACTGCCTGTTGGACCTGTAAATCTCCTGATGTACCTAGAATTATGAATGAGCAAGGAGATTTAGAATATTATACAGGTAAATGGTCAAAATATGGTTCAGATA is part of the Alphaproteobacteria bacterium genome and encodes:
- a CDS encoding ammonia-forming cytochrome c nitrite reductase subunit c552, which encodes MKTYKVLLAGSLLAIGCLTALIASINEKKEEQKIINSVPKIDRWETKNEEFKKFYPRQFDSWKKTKESDEIEDMLKKYPELAVLWAGYGFAKDYNAPRGHFYAIEDNRNTLRTGAPVDEKSGPMPTACWTCKSPDVPRIMNEQGDLEYYTGKWSKYGSDIVNPIGCVDCHNPKTMELSVNRQYLDDGLKDAGLTPLADASH